From one Alphaproteobacteria bacterium CG11_big_fil_rev_8_21_14_0_20_39_49 genomic stretch:
- a CDS encoding tRNA pseudouridine(38-40) synthase TruA — MNRYKLTIEYDGTGLVGWQRQSDAMSIQQCIEESIEKFSGENVRLHVAGRTDAGVHAFGQVAHFDMQKIMPPLKVMGAINQHIRPNKIVVVDCENVNKDFHARFSAKKRYYVYRIINRRAPLAIEEGRAWFVPVELDIDKMKEAASYLIGQHDFTSFRDSQCQSNSPIKTLDEIRIEKNGELIRISVSAQSFLHHMVRNITGTLKLIGEGKWQPEYIKEIIASKNRCAAGPTAPAYGLYFIKVDY; from the coding sequence ATGAACCGATATAAGTTAACTATTGAATATGACGGAACGGGTCTTGTCGGTTGGCAAAGGCAAAGTGATGCTATGTCGATACAACAATGTATTGAAGAGTCTATTGAAAAATTCTCAGGCGAAAATGTGCGGCTGCATGTTGCAGGAAGAACAGATGCCGGAGTGCATGCATTCGGTCAGGTCGCTCATTTCGATATGCAAAAGATAATGCCGCCATTGAAGGTTATGGGAGCTATAAATCAACATATAAGACCTAATAAAATAGTAGTTGTGGATTGTGAGAATGTTAATAAGGATTTTCACGCACGTTTCAGTGCAAAAAAGAGATATTATGTTTACAGGATTATTAACCGCCGTGCACCGCTTGCTATAGAGGAGGGAAGGGCGTGGTTCGTTCCTGTTGAACTTGATATTGATAAAATGAAAGAAGCTGCTTCATATTTAATAGGTCAGCACGATTTTACAAGCTTTCGGGACTCGCAATGTCAGTCAAATTCTCCGATAAAGACCCTTGATGAGATTAGGATAGAAAAAAATGGCGAGCTTATACGGATATCTGTGTCCGCTCAGTCTTTTTTACACCACATGGTAAGGAACATAACCGGAACTTTAAAATTGATAGGCGAGGGGAAATGGCAGCCTGAATATATTAAAGAAATTATAGCGTCTAAAAACAGATGTGCCGCCGGTCCTACGGCTCCGGCATACGGTTTATATTTTATTAAGGTTGATTATTAG
- the rpsU gene encoding 30S ribosomal protein S21, with translation MVQVSVHGNIEQALRALKKKMQREGIFREMKLRRHYEKESEKKKRRGAESERRRRKLDRKRQQMDS, from the coding sequence TTGGTTCAAGTTTCTGTACACGGCAATATCGAGCAAGCTCTTCGAGCTCTTAAAAAGAAAATGCAGCGTGAAGGCATCTTTCGCGAGATGAAACTTCGCAGGCATTATGAAAAAGAGTCTGAGAAGAAAAAGCGTAGAGGTGCCGAGTCCGAGCGTAGACGACGTAAGTTAGATCGTAAACGCCAACAAATGGACTCGTAA
- a CDS encoding COQ9 family protein, with protein MVSNMQEKREKILKEALKIVPFEGWTNKTLIEATISANLEKRYAKIAFPNGVAQLVEFYLRDLDCKMSDKLKGQKFDNLKVREKIALAIKTRLEMAEKEKSVIRKTVSYFAIPCNHFHSMKSIWKTVDTIWYAVGDKSADFNYYTKRSLLAGVYSSTLLYWLNDKSENHENTWKFLNRRIENVMIINKAKSSFYNSFTTLNNNKKHA; from the coding sequence ATGGTATCTAATATGCAGGAAAAACGTGAAAAAATCCTTAAAGAAGCATTAAAAATAGTCCCGTTCGAAGGCTGGACTAACAAAACCCTTATAGAAGCAACTATATCTGCAAATCTTGAAAAGCGGTATGCAAAAATTGCCTTCCCAAACGGCGTTGCCCAATTAGTAGAATTTTACTTACGTGATTTGGACTGTAAGATGTCGGACAAGCTGAAAGGGCAGAAGTTTGATAACCTTAAAGTCCGTGAAAAAATAGCCCTCGCCATAAAAACAAGGCTAGAAATGGCAGAAAAAGAAAAATCGGTAATACGTAAAACGGTTTCTTATTTTGCAATACCGTGTAATCATTTTCATTCAATGAAGTCTATATGGAAAACCGTTGACACAATCTGGTATGCCGTAGGTGATAAGTCAGCCGATTTTAATTACTATACAAAAAGAAGCCTTCTGGCAGGCGTATATAGCAGCACATTGCTATATTGGCTAAATGATAAATCGGAAAACCACGAAAACACGTGGAAGTTTCTAAACAGGCGGATTGAAAATGTAATGATTATCAATAAAGCAAAAAGCTCATTTTACAATTCATTTACAACATTAAACAATAACAAAAAGCATGCTTAG
- the cobA gene encoding uroporphyrinogen-III C-methyltransferase, which translates to MIIKYSKPDAPFVYIVGAGPGDAGLLTVKAFRLISDIADIVIYDRLISEEILNLIPDSVERIYAGKSCRKHVMTQDEINAALVAEANKGKVVVRLKGGDPFIFGRGGEEAEYLIQHDIPFEVVPGVNAADGCSAYCGIPLTHRGLATGVRFVTGHKQKGEEVNLDWKGLACPDTTLVLYMGLTNLDKITDKLIGNGLDKDTPAVAIQEGTTKNQRSCFSTLENIYKDACEMDLKPPTLVIVGKVVGLSQNNA; encoded by the coding sequence ATTATTATAAAATACTCAAAACCTGATGCTCCTTTTGTTTATATAGTAGGTGCCGGTCCCGGTGATGCAGGGCTGTTAACCGTTAAGGCATTCCGTCTTATAAGTGACATTGCCGATATTGTCATTTATGATAGGCTTATATCCGAAGAAATCCTTAACCTGATACCTGATTCGGTTGAAAGGATATATGCCGGAAAATCGTGTAGAAAACATGTAATGACACAGGACGAAATTAATGCCGCACTGGTTGCTGAGGCTAATAAAGGCAAGGTTGTTGTCCGATTAAAAGGCGGAGACCCGTTTATCTTCGGCAGAGGAGGGGAGGAGGCGGAGTATCTGATTCAACACGATATTCCGTTTGAGGTTGTTCCCGGTGTTAATGCGGCTGACGGTTGTAGTGCCTATTGCGGCATTCCGTTAACACATAGAGGGCTTGCAACAGGCGTAAGGTTTGTTACGGGTCATAAGCAAAAAGGTGAGGAGGTCAATTTAGACTGGAAGGGGCTGGCATGTCCGGATACCACACTGGTATTGTATATGGGGCTTACGAATCTTGATAAGATAACGGATAAGCTTATCGGTAACGGATTAGATAAAGATACCCCTGCGGTAGCGATTCAGGAAGGAACCACTAAAAATCAAAGGTCATGTTTTTCAACATTAGAAAATATATATAAAGACGCTTGCGAAATGGATTTAAAACCACCGACACTGGTTATAGTCGGTAAGGTTGTGGGGTTGTCGCAAAATAATGCCTGA
- a CDS encoding GTP cyclohydrolase → MLLDKKSKILLSIERAINEIKLGLPVIIKSGNESILTISPETANDKLLKAIAKQHQIRLTITQNRLNFINNNNKTTTHQTIIISPQNLKDIPQICGLEEISQISNTDGKSASDIENEAIELSRIAELIPSMITFDYNNEYDTENISVITEEEIQEYKRIISLELKEACRTKLTLRHEIKSQIIAYRSNIGGKEHYAIVIGKISDAPVIRIHSSCYTGDLLDSLACDCHDQLHTAIEFMNKEGGGIILYMLQEGRGIGLINKLRAYTMKEKGFDTVDANEALGFNDDERLFEPAATILKKLNINQVQLLTNNPKKAKGLEECGIKVIKCVPHIMETNKHNESYIKTKSERLGHKI, encoded by the coding sequence ATGTTACTTGATAAAAAATCAAAGATATTATTATCAATTGAACGTGCTATAAACGAAATTAAGCTAGGACTTCCTGTAATTATAAAATCAGGAAATGAATCAATATTAACAATTTCCCCTGAAACAGCTAACGACAAATTGCTAAAAGCAATCGCAAAGCAACACCAAATAAGATTAACAATCACACAAAACAGGCTGAATTTCATAAATAATAATAACAAGACAACTACACATCAAACTATTATTATTAGCCCACAAAATCTTAAGGATATCCCGCAAATTTGTGGACTTGAAGAGATATCGCAAATTAGTAACACGGACGGCAAGAGTGCTTCCGACATTGAAAATGAGGCAATCGAGCTAAGCAGAATTGCCGAACTGATACCTTCAATGATAACATTTGATTACAATAACGAATATGACACGGAAAACATATCGGTAATAACAGAAGAAGAAATACAAGAGTATAAACGCATAATATCTCTTGAGCTAAAAGAGGCATGTAGAACCAAGCTTACTTTAAGGCATGAAATAAAAAGCCAAATTATAGCATACAGGTCTAATATAGGCGGCAAGGAGCATTATGCGATAGTAATAGGAAAAATCTCTGACGCTCCTGTTATCAGGATACATTCATCATGCTATACTGGCGATTTGCTTGATTCCCTAGCCTGTGACTGCCACGACCAGTTACATACCGCAATCGAGTTCATGAACAAAGAAGGAGGCGGCATTATATTATATATGCTACAAGAAGGCAGGGGAATAGGTCTTATTAATAAATTACGTGCATATACCATGAAAGAAAAAGGATTTGATACGGTAGATGCTAACGAAGCCCTTGGATTCAACGATGATGAACGCCTGTTTGAACCTGCCGCTACCATCTTAAAGAAGTTGAATATAAACCAAGTACAACTTCTAACTAACAACCCCAAAAAAGCAAAGGGTCTGGAGGAGTGCGGAATTAAAGTAATCAAATGCGTTCCGCATATTATGGAAACCAACAAACATAATGAAAGCTATATCAAAACAAAGTCAGAACGACTCGGACACAAAATTTAA
- a CDS encoding fructose-bisphosphate aldolase, with translation MHLTNEVKQILSGYESDNPGTKTNLSRILMHGKLGGTGKLVILPVDQGFEHGPARSFAPNPDAYDPHYHYKLAIDAGLSAYAAPLGMLEAGADTFAGAIPTILKANSCNSLAPGIRDQALTGTVKDALRLGCSAIGFTIYPGSDMAFNMMEEIKDMALEAKANGIAVVIWSYPRGGEISKKGETAIDITAYAAHMAALLGAHIIKVKPPTDYLEQEEAKKAYKDNNVEISTLKERIAHIKTASFNGRRIVVFSGGASKDTEGLLNEIREIRDGGGNGSIIGRNTFQRPRGEAINLLNSIIDIYLGKN, from the coding sequence ATGCATCTTACAAATGAGGTTAAGCAGATTTTAAGCGGTTATGAAAGTGATAACCCCGGAACAAAGACTAATTTATCCAGAATCTTAATGCACGGCAAGCTTGGCGGAACAGGAAAACTTGTTATACTTCCTGTCGATCAGGGGTTTGAGCATGGTCCTGCCAGAAGTTTCGCTCCCAATCCTGATGCTTATGACCCCCACTATCATTATAAGCTGGCAATTGATGCAGGTTTGAGTGCATATGCCGCACCACTTGGAATGCTTGAGGCGGGAGCAGATACTTTTGCAGGTGCAATTCCTACCATTTTAAAGGCAAATAGCTGCAACTCATTAGCACCGGGTATTAGAGATCAGGCTCTAACAGGAACTGTAAAAGATGCGTTAAGGCTGGGTTGTTCGGCTATCGGGTTTACGATATATCCGGGTTCGGACATGGCATTTAATATGATGGAAGAAATAAAAGATATGGCGTTAGAGGCTAAGGCCAACGGAATTGCGGTGGTTATATGGTCATATCCTCGTGGCGGTGAGATATCTAAAAAGGGCGAAACTGCCATAGATATAACTGCATATGCGGCACATATGGCAGCCTTGTTGGGTGCACATATCATAAAAGTTAAGCCTCCTACGGACTATCTGGAGCAAGAAGAGGCAAAAAAAGCTTATAAAGACAATAACGTTGAGATTTCTACCCTGAAAGAAAGGATAGCCCATATTAAGACCGCTTCTTTTAACGGACGCAGAATAGTTGTGTTTTCAGGTGGTGCAAGTAAGGATACTGAAGGTTTGCTAAACGAGATACGCGAAATACGAGATGGCGGCGGTAACGGCTCTATAATAGGTCGCAATACGTTCCAGCGTCCTCGTGGTGAGGCAATAAACCTGTTGAATAGCATAATAGATATATATTTAGGTAAGAATTAA
- a CDS encoding S49 family peptidase: MTAKKQNKLKKLLANLRKPKPTVAVLRLSGVIGTVGMTKKGLSLDELNEEIEKAFELSGLKAVALQINSPGGSPVQSELIYKRIRMLSEEKKIPVYSFVEDVAASGGYWLACTGDEIYASESSIVGSIGVISSGFGFVEAIKKLGIERRVYTQGENKSILDPFQKENPNDIEILSNLQKDVHESFKNLVRTRREGKIKKTNEKRLFSGEFWNGVKGKELGLIDDIGDMHSVITEKYGKKIKFEKISKPQGWLKKKLTGASLSVTDGITSSIAEKIIWNRFGH; encoded by the coding sequence ATGACCGCAAAAAAACAAAATAAACTCAAAAAATTATTAGCAAACCTCAGAAAGCCGAAGCCTACGGTTGCCGTATTGCGTCTAAGCGGCGTAATAGGTACGGTGGGCATGACTAAAAAAGGTCTTTCACTTGACGAATTAAATGAAGAGATAGAAAAGGCATTTGAATTGTCGGGGCTTAAAGCAGTTGCTTTGCAGATAAACTCTCCGGGCGGCTCTCCCGTTCAATCTGAATTGATATATAAACGCATAAGAATGCTGTCGGAAGAAAAGAAAATTCCTGTTTATTCATTTGTAGAAGACGTGGCAGCCTCAGGCGGCTATTGGCTTGCTTGTACAGGCGATGAGATATATGCGTCTGAAAGCTCGATAGTGGGCAGCATAGGAGTTATTTCGTCAGGTTTTGGCTTTGTAGAGGCGATTAAGAAGCTCGGCATTGAACGCAGGGTATATACGCAAGGGGAAAATAAGTCTATTTTAGACCCTTTCCAAAAGGAAAACCCTAATGATATTGAGATTTTGAGCAATCTACAAAAAGATGTGCATGAATCATTCAAGAATCTGGTTCGCACCCGCCGTGAGGGGAAAATAAAAAAAACCAACGAGAAAAGGCTGTTTAGCGGCGAGTTCTGGAACGGTGTAAAAGGAAAAGAGCTGGGGCTGATTGATGATATCGGCGACATGCATTCGGTTATAACTGAAAAATACGGTAAGAAGATTAAATTTGAAAAAATATCCAAGCCTCAAGGCTGGTTAAAGAAAAAATTGACAGGTGCGTCCTTATCCGTAACTGACGGTATTACAAGCTCCATTGCCGAGAAAATTATCTGGAACCGTTTCGGGCATTAG
- a CDS encoding glycine--tRNA ligase subunit alpha codes for MNAAKTKAPLSFQGMIMALQQFWTEHGCIILQPYHTEVGAGTLHPATVLRALGSGSWNVAYVQPSIRPKDGRYGENPNRLQHYYQYQVVLKPSPENLQELYLKSLKEIGIDPMKHDIRFVEDDWENPTVGAWGLGWEVWCDGMEISQFTYMQQVGGIDCFPIPGELTYGLERIAMYIQGKESVYDILWNDEGVLYGDVFKQNEREFSAYNLEYADSEILFRHFEDYEKECLSLIEKNLPLPAYDFALKAGHHLNLLDARGVIGVTERAAYIGRVRTLAKACCEKWVENC; via the coding sequence ATGAACGCTGCAAAAACTAAGGCTCCCCTGTCGTTTCAGGGAATGATAATGGCTTTACAACAATTCTGGACAGAACATGGTTGTATAATATTACAGCCATACCACACCGAGGTTGGAGCAGGAACGTTACACCCTGCAACAGTTTTAAGGGCTTTGGGTTCAGGTTCATGGAATGTTGCTTACGTACAGCCTTCAATCAGACCAAAAGACGGTAGATATGGCGAAAATCCCAATAGATTGCAGCATTACTACCAATATCAGGTGGTTTTGAAGCCCTCCCCTGAAAATTTACAGGAATTATATTTAAAAAGCCTGAAAGAGATAGGCATAGACCCTATGAAGCATGATATCCGCTTTGTTGAAGATGACTGGGAGAATCCTACGGTAGGAGCATGGGGGCTTGGTTGGGAAGTCTGGTGTGACGGTATGGAAATATCGCAGTTTACCTACATGCAGCAGGTCGGAGGGATTGATTGCTTCCCTATTCCCGGTGAGCTTACTTATGGCTTAGAGCGTATTGCCATGTATATTCAGGGCAAAGAAAGCGTTTATGATATATTATGGAATGATGAAGGCGTTTTATATGGAGATGTGTTTAAGCAAAATGAAAGGGAGTTTTCGGCGTATAACCTTGAATATGCGGATTCCGAGATATTATTCAGGCATTTTGAGGATTATGAAAAGGAATGTTTGTCATTAATTGAAAAAAACCTTCCCCTTCCCGCTTATGACTTTGCCTTAAAAGCCGGTCATCATCTTAATCTGCTTGACGCAAGGGGGGTTATAGGTGTAACAGAGCGTGCAGCTTATATAGGTCGTGTAAGGACTTTGGCAAAGGCATGTTGTGAAAAGTGGGTGGAAAACTGCTAG
- a CDS encoding aspartate 1-decarboxylase: MLKAKLHRGKVTEADLNYEGSITVDRDLLEAAGILVYEQVDVLNINNGNRFTTYTIPGERGKGEICVNGAAARLVQKGDLVIICAYTHMEEAKARNFEPRVILLDENNRVKNNGTIAA; encoded by the coding sequence ATGTTAAAGGCAAAATTGCACCGAGGTAAGGTTACTGAGGCAGACCTTAATTATGAGGGGTCGATAACCGTTGACCGTGACCTTTTGGAAGCTGCCGGAATATTAGTTTATGAGCAGGTTGATGTTCTAAATATAAATAACGGCAACAGATTTACTACCTATACGATTCCCGGTGAGAGGGGCAAAGGCGAAATATGCGTAAATGGAGCGGCTGCAAGGCTTGTCCAAAAAGGTGATTTGGTGATAATCTGTGCATATACTCACATGGAAGAAGCAAAAGCTCGTAATTTCGAGCCAAGAGTTATCTTATTAGATGAAAATAATAGAGTGAAAAATAATGGCACAATTGCTGCTTGA
- a CDS encoding glycine--tRNA ligase subunit beta codes for MAQLLLELFSEEIPASLQIKACKDFEEGIGQKLNDSSIEFESVKAYSTTRRVAVVVEGIQRTQKTSIEERRGPRVGSPDKAIEGFLSSTGLKLKELEQRTTDKGDFYFAVIKKEGKSVSDTLAKVLQDFISSYTWAKSMYWGENKIRWIRPLHNILCLFDGDVLPIQFGHITSNNKTSGHRFLGKKDIEVTDFSDYKQKLKQNSVILDIEDRKEIISKKINELVKSVGLKVKEDSKLLEEVAGLVEFPVPLLGTIEEKFMSVPQEVLITAMRSHQKYFSVVDDKEKIAPYFITVSNIKSSDDGKQIIEGNERVLRARLEDAKFFWDTDRRNTLESKIESLGKVVFHAKLGSVAQKVERISELAKFLAVWVPHANLVLVERAAKLSKADLTTEMVGEFPELQGLMGSYYAIESKEDKEVADAIKEHYKPVGPNDACPKAPLSVAVAIADKIDTLVGLFAVNEKPTGSKDPYALRRSALGVIRLIIENKLNVPLKLLIEKSMSKYPPALFKIESQNKKRKLIPVGGKKRNAKFRQLRTTKELLDFIADRLRVLLKDRNIRHDIIQAVFDDGNEDDLTRLVAKAEALQEFLDKEDGINLLAAYKRATNIVLAEEKKDNVSYFEEPDVGFLEAREEKSIYKIFNEIKPVIKQALKDDNFVLVMKELAKLRKPVDEFFDNVTVNCEDKDVRKNRLHLLSQLREFLNNVANFSKIEG; via the coding sequence ATGGCACAATTGCTGCTTGAACTATTTAGTGAAGAAATCCCTGCTAGCCTTCAAATAAAGGCATGTAAGGATTTTGAAGAAGGTATCGGTCAAAAGCTGAATGATTCATCTATTGAGTTTGAGTCGGTAAAGGCTTATTCGACAACAAGGCGTGTGGCTGTAGTAGTAGAAGGAATCCAAAGAACGCAAAAAACAAGTATTGAAGAACGCAGAGGTCCTAGGGTCGGCTCTCCTGATAAGGCTATTGAGGGGTTTTTAAGTTCAACGGGTTTAAAGCTAAAAGAATTAGAACAAAGAACGACAGATAAAGGCGATTTTTATTTTGCAGTCATAAAAAAGGAAGGTAAATCGGTATCCGATACGCTGGCTAAAGTTTTACAGGATTTTATATCGTCATACACATGGGCTAAGTCAATGTATTGGGGAGAAAATAAGATTCGCTGGATTCGCCCCCTGCATAATATACTATGCCTGTTCGATGGTGATGTTTTGCCGATACAGTTCGGTCATATAACTTCAAATAACAAAACTTCAGGACATAGATTCTTAGGTAAAAAGGATATTGAAGTAACTGATTTTTCTGATTATAAGCAAAAATTAAAACAAAATTCGGTTATTTTAGATATCGAAGACCGTAAGGAAATTATTTCCAAAAAAATAAACGAGCTTGTAAAATCAGTCGGTTTAAAAGTAAAAGAAGATTCTAAGCTTCTTGAGGAAGTAGCCGGATTGGTTGAGTTTCCCGTTCCATTGCTTGGCACTATTGAAGAAAAATTTATGTCGGTTCCGCAGGAAGTTTTGATAACTGCAATGCGTTCGCATCAAAAGTATTTTTCCGTAGTTGATGATAAGGAGAAAATCGCACCTTATTTTATTACCGTTTCAAACATTAAATCATCTGATGACGGCAAGCAGATAATTGAAGGAAATGAAAGGGTTCTAAGAGCCAGACTGGAAGATGCCAAATTTTTCTGGGATACCGATAGAAGAAACACGCTTGAGTCAAAAATAGAGTCTTTGGGTAAGGTTGTATTCCACGCAAAGCTTGGCAGTGTTGCACAAAAAGTTGAAAGAATTTCCGAACTTGCAAAGTTCCTTGCCGTTTGGGTTCCCCATGCAAATCTGGTGTTAGTAGAAAGGGCTGCAAAATTAAGCAAAGCCGATTTAACTACCGAGATGGTTGGCGAATTCCCCGAATTACAAGGCTTAATGGGGAGTTATTACGCTATAGAAAGCAAAGAAGACAAAGAAGTAGCTGATGCGATAAAAGAGCATTATAAACCCGTAGGACCTAATGATGCCTGCCCGAAAGCCCCTCTAAGCGTGGCTGTGGCAATTGCGGATAAGATAGATACTTTAGTGGGATTATTCGCCGTAAATGAAAAGCCGACAGGCTCAAAAGACCCTTATGCATTACGCCGTTCCGCATTAGGCGTGATTCGTCTTATTATAGAAAATAAGCTTAATGTTCCTTTGAAGTTATTGATTGAAAAATCAATGTCAAAATATCCTCCGGCATTATTTAAAATAGAATCACAAAATAAAAAACGCAAGTTAATACCGGTAGGCGGCAAAAAACGAAATGCTAAGTTCAGGCAGCTTAGGACTACGAAAGAACTGCTTGATTTTATTGCAGATAGATTGCGTGTCCTGTTAAAAGACAGAAATATCCGTCACGATATAATTCAAGCGGTTTTTGATGACGGGAATGAAGATGATTTAACCCGTTTGGTAGCCAAAGCCGAGGCTTTGCAGGAGTTTCTTGATAAAGAGGACGGCATAAACCTGCTTGCCGCATATAAAAGGGCTACTAATATAGTATTGGCGGAGGAAAAAAAGGATAACGTATCCTATTTTGAAGAGCCTGATGTTGGCTTTTTAGAGGCTCGGGAAGAAAAATCCATATATAAAATATTCAACGAAATAAAGCCGGTTATCAAACAGGCTTTAAAAGATGATAATTTTGTGCTTGTAATGAAAGAGCTGGCAAAACTTCGCAAGCCTGTTGATGAATTTTTTGATAATGTTACCGTTAACTGTGAAGATAAGGATGTTAGAAAAAACAGGCTACACCTTCTTTCACAGTTGCGTGAGTTTTTGAATAATGTTGCTAACTTTAGCAAAATAGAGGGTTAG